From one Maniola jurtina chromosome 5, ilManJurt1.1, whole genome shotgun sequence genomic stretch:
- the LOC123865428 gene encoding tektin-3-like, producing MQNWDRHNRDVLKGDIIGITDDNTSITKNCIIKVNQTACNDFSDSTDQLKHRTRHINYWKSELHRAIQDIDAEINILEALRQQLKNAMDTLNIPEYITEECLHQRGNRMQSDMVYDEPQDELFKESVLIENVKRLHREMLRDIENQMQMNVAAKHALERDWSNKYLAFKYESHNSDLETKSDNVKDSAGATRLAEGQSNVQTWEEYTVTTLEQFKTAIDRSKALREKVDAVLINSARDLRSQDIKVNKALSQRIARTEQVKTELENQLRLTLDKIVETENILETLHEEMLKVSQRIQVAQTRLNVKNCRPNVESCREGSLIGLIEEVRDLNDSMSLLQKRSLEMEKLRADLIHERSRLENEIIVKKKTIYIDNERCLFLRSHFQSAEKLCGF from the coding sequence ATGCAAAACTGGGACAGGCACAATAGAGACGTGTTAAAAGGAGACATAATCGGTATAACCGATGACAACACGTCTATCACCAAGAACTGCATCATAAAAGTGAACCAAACTGCCTGTAATGATTTCAGTGACAGCACTGATCAGTTAAAACACAGAACACGACACATAAACTACTGGAAATCAGAGCTACACAGAGCTATTCAAGACATCGATGCTGAAATCAATATATTGGAAGCACTTCGCCAACAGCTCAAAAATGCTATGGACACGCTCAATATACCTGAATATATAACAGAAGAATGCCTCCATCAGAGAGGTAACAGAATGCAATCTGACATGGTATATGACGAACCACAAGATGAGCTATTCAAAGAATCTGTACTCATTGAAAATGTAAAGCGATTACATCGAGAAATGTTAAGAGACATAGAGAATCAAATGCAAATGAATGTGGCCGCAAAGCATGCGTTAGAACGAGACTGGAGCAACAAATATTTGGCATTTAAGTACGAAAGCCACAATTCAGATCTCGAAACTAAGTCTGATAACGTTAAAGATTCAGCCGGAGCCACTAGACTCGCTGAAGGACAATCCAACGTTCAGACGTGGGAAGAATATACGGTTACAACATTAGAACAATTTAAAACCGCTATAGACCGGTCTAAAGCGTTGAGGGAAAAAGTTGACGCAGTATTGATAAATTCTGCAAGAGATTTGCGTTCTCAAGACATAAAAGTGAATAAGGCGTTAAGCCAGAGAATAGCTCGAACTGAGCAAGTGAAAACTGAATTGGAGAATCAATTGCGATTAACCTTGGACAAGATTGTCGAGACTGAAAATATATTGGAAACGTTACACGAAGAAATGTTGAAGGTTTCGCAAAGGATTCAAGTAGCGCAAACGAGGTTGAACGTTAAAAACTGCCGACCGAACGTTGAGAGTTGTAGAGAAGGATCTTTGATAGGCTTGATCGAGGAAGTTAGGGACTTGAATGACAGTATGAGTTTGTTACAGAAGCGATCTTTAGAAATGGAGAAACTGAGAGCTGACTTGATACACGAGCGGTCAAGACTAGAAAATGAAATTATAGtcaaaaagaaaacaatttatATTGATAATGAAAGATGTTTGTTTCTGAGATCGCATTTTCAATCCGCTGAAAAATTGTGTGGGTTTTAG
- the LOC123865427 gene encoding armadillo repeat-containing protein 6 homolog produces the protein MVRVITQETYDEVVKENIEEFDLSPEEAVKEAVAQFEAQGVDLSNIIKDLVLSSSDNHLVVSAVEKLKELSNTNDVDDSLIIKELDILVAECNKDIAHRLRAGKEGAYNTLIDLLEVKLKVYSQEQNKYNESLVVKTLNSLIALMEMQPDLLDERGTNIIKSTLDSIENESILISTLQWISVCCIKHEINRQKLFDKNISNNLKKLLMRKRNKKLLSETLQVIRRFTLDDDIRVEFGKAHEHARDLGLNLLETLTKLLKENTEAPIVSQLMLTMSTLLVRHELCAQAYEDVLYTILADNYDNVTVILQASKLITALAGNDDVKRQLVKSGIVPIIVSLLRRHSNNATAASLILKCISALSLREVEHGRLFLESGVADVIVECLTVHADDASVQKNGCWAIRNMVARHKEHNPKFHELGIEAVLNQSYGKFGKDFGFDIKSALRDLDCDVKLDEQWTGKGVQMEK, from the exons ATGGTGCGTGTGATAACTCAAGAGACATACGATGAAGTCGTTAAGGAAAACATAGAAGAATTCGATTTGAGTCCAGAAGAAGCAGTTAAAGAGGCTGTGGCACAATTTGAAGCTCAG GGTGTGGACCTCTCTAACATAATCAAAGATCTAGTGCTAAGTTCAAGTGATAACCACCTGGTTGTGTCTGCTGTGGAGAAACTAAAGGAGCTTTCCAATACAAATGATGTGGACGACAGTCTAATAATAAAAGAGTTAGATATTTTGGTG GCAGAATGCAATAAAGACATAGCACACAGACTGAGAGCGGGTAAAGAAGGTGCCTACAACACTCTAATAGATCTTTTGGAAGTGAAACTCAAAGTATACAGCCAAGAACAGAACAAATATAATGAATCTCTAGTTGTGAAGACTTTGAATAGTTTAATAGCTTTGATGGAGATGCAGCCGGATTTACTTGATGAAAGAGGcacaaatattattaaaag tACACTAGATAGTATAGAAAACGAATCAATATTAATATCAACCTTACAGTGGATAAGTGTTTGTTGCATTAAACATGAAATTAATCGTCAAAAACTGTTTGATAAAAACATAAGCAACAACCTGAAAAAGCTACTAATGAGGAAAAGAAATAAGAAG tTACTCAGTGAAACACTTCAAGTTATAAGAAGATTTACACTTGACGATGACATTCGAGTTGAGTTTGGAAAGGCACATGAACATGCAAGAGATTTGGGCCTTAATTTGTTAGAAACACTCACTAAGTTGTTAAAAG AAAACACAGAAGCACCAATTGTGTCACAGCTGATGTTAACGATGTCCACTCTACTGGTGCGCCACGAGCTGTGTGCGCAGGCGTACGAGGACGTGCTCTACACCATCCTGGCCGATAACTACGACAATGTGACGGTCATACTGCAGGCCAGCAAGCT TATAACGGCGTTGGCAGGCAACGATGACGTCAAACGGCAACTCGTCAAAAGTGGGATTGTGCCTATCATCGTTTCCCTTCTCAGAAGACATTCC AACAATGCAACAGCGGCGTCTTTAATACTAAAATGCATATCGGCGCTGAGCCTGCGCGAAGTGGAGCACGGGAGATTGTTCCTGGAGAGCGGCGTAGCGGACGTCATCGTGGAGTGCCTCACCGTGCACGCGGATGACGCGAGTGTTCAG AAAAACGGTTGTTGGGCCATCCGCAACATGGTAGCCAGGCACAAGGAGCACAACCCCAAATTTCACGAGCTGGGTATCGAAGCCGTGCTCAACCAAAGCTACGGGAAATTCGGAAAAGATTTCGGCTTCGATATCAAATCTGCGTTGAGGGATTTGGATTGCGATGTGAAGTTAGACGAACAGTGGACAGGGAAAGGGGTGCAGATGGAAAAGTAA
- the LOC123865429 gene encoding charged multivesicular body protein 4b, which yields MSFLGKLFGGKKEEKGPTTHEAIQKLRETEELLVKKQEFLERKIEGEIQTARKHGTKNKRAAIAALKRKKRYEKQLNQIDGTLTQIEAQREALEGANTNAQVLNTMRDAANAMKLAHKDIDVDKVHDIMDDIAEQHDISREITDAISNNVAFPNDIDEDELERELEELEQEELDKEMIGISVPADNLPDVPATEPVPAKAKPSKEKEDDDEDFKLLKSWAT from the exons ATGAGTTTTCTGGGGAAGTTATTCGGAGGGAAAAAGGAAGAAAAGGGACCTACGACACACGAAGCTATACAAAAGTTACGGGAAACTGAAGAACTATTAGTGAAAAAACAAGAGTTTCTAGAGAGGAAGATTGAAGGAGAGATACAGACAGCTAGGAAACATGGGACAAAGAACAAACGAG CTGCGATTGCTGCACTTAAACGCAAGAAGCGATATGAGAAACAACTCAACCAGATTGATGGCACACTCACACAGATTGAGGCCCAGAGGGAAGCCCTGGAGGGTGCAAACACTAACGCGCAGGTGCTCAATACAATGAGGGATGCAGCAAACGCCATGAAACTGGCTCACAAGGACAt AGACGTAGACAAAGTGCACGATATCATGGATGATATTGCTGAGCAGCACGACATATCGCGCGAGATTACCGACGCAATCAGCAACAATGTGGCCTTCCCCAACGACATCGACGAGGATGAACTGGAGAGGGAACTCGAGGAGTTGGAACAG GAGGAACTGGACAAGGAGATGATCGGGATCAGTGTGCCTGCAGACAACCTGCCAGACGTGCCGGCCACTGAGCCGGTGCCAGCCAAGGCTAAACCCAGCAAGGAAAAGGAAGATGATG atgaGGATTTCAAACTGCTCAAATCGTGGGCCACATAG